A DNA window from candidate division KSB1 bacterium contains the following coding sequences:
- a CDS encoding DUF512 domain-containing protein encodes MKIINIDNNSIAEEVGLQVGDSVVKINGNPVRDILDYRFLIAEEEVELEVLRAGQKMFYEIEKDYDDPLGLGFEEIQIRHCGNDCPFCFVDQNPAGMRQSMYFRDEDFRLSFLSGHYVTLTNLSKKDMDRIVWQRLTPIFVSVHATEPEIRKFLFGIEHDDRLFEKLEFLTGNDIEIHTQIVLCPEINDGPVLKKTIWDLARFLPNLRSVSIVPVGLTKHRRGLKKLTPVTKDYAVEHLEIADNYAADFLKRTGEHFVYIADEFYIMAGKTLPPAERYDGFYQKENGVGMVRYLLDEFEKQKAGFPAKLQKPFKATFVTATLAGGFMKQTILPALEKVKNFRTQLEVVENQFYGSSIRITGLLTAQDIFRQLSKRDLGDKVYLPANCLKDNSIFLDDWTVDKLSSKLNCPVEPLDDFSSIFENGN; translated from the coding sequence ATGAAAATAATAAATATTGACAATAACAGCATCGCCGAAGAGGTTGGGTTGCAAGTTGGCGACAGCGTCGTTAAAATAAACGGCAATCCCGTTCGAGACATTCTTGACTACCGGTTTTTAATCGCCGAAGAAGAGGTCGAATTGGAAGTACTTCGTGCCGGGCAAAAAATGTTTTATGAAATCGAAAAAGATTATGACGACCCGTTAGGCTTAGGTTTCGAAGAAATCCAAATTCGGCATTGCGGCAACGACTGCCCATTTTGTTTTGTTGACCAAAACCCGGCCGGGATGCGCCAGTCAATGTACTTTCGCGACGAAGATTTCCGGTTGTCGTTTTTATCGGGGCACTATGTGACCCTAACCAATCTGTCAAAAAAAGATATGGACCGCATCGTTTGGCAGCGTCTCACTCCAATCTTCGTTTCGGTTCATGCAACCGAACCTGAAATACGAAAATTTCTTTTCGGAATTGAGCACGACGATCGCCTTTTCGAAAAGCTGGAATTTTTAACGGGCAATGACATCGAAATTCATACCCAAATAGTACTCTGTCCTGAAATCAACGATGGCCCGGTTTTAAAGAAAACAATTTGGGATTTGGCGCGATTTTTACCAAATCTCAGATCCGTTTCGATTGTTCCGGTCGGTTTAACAAAACATCGAAGGGGTTTAAAAAAACTGACGCCGGTCACAAAAGATTATGCGGTGGAACATCTTGAAATTGCTGACAACTACGCCGCTGATTTTCTCAAAAGAACAGGAGAACATTTTGTTTATATCGCCGACGAGTTTTATATTATGGCAGGCAAAACCCTTCCTCCTGCTGAACGGTACGACGGGTTTTATCAAAAAGAAAATGGCGTGGGCATGGTGCGTTACTTACTCGACGAATTTGAGAAGCAAAAAGCCGGTTTCCCCGCAAAATTGCAAAAACCTTTTAAAGCAACGTTCGTAACGGCCACATTGGCCGGTGGATTTATGAAGCAGACGATCCTCCCTGCTTTGGAGAAGGTGAAAAATTTTCGAACTCAACTCGAAGTTGTTGAAAATCAGTTTTACGGCTCAAGTATTCGCATTACCGGTCTCTTAACGGCTCAAGACATTTTTCGTCAGCTTTCGAAGCGGGACCTGGGAGATAAAGTCTATCTTCCGGCGAATTGTTTAAAAGACAACTCGATTTTTCTCGATGATTGGACGGTTGATAAATTAAGCTCAAAATTAAATTGTCCGGTCGAGCCGCTGGATGATTTTTCAAGCATTTTTGAAAATGGAAATTAA